ATTTTACAACTGCCTCAGGAGTTGTCTACATCATCATCCTCCTGTTCTACCGTGGATTGCGCATGGCAGATGCGCATCATCCATTAGAGATAGATGATTATGTCATTGGAACGGTAATCCTCATTATCACTGGATTCATTCTGCGGAATAGTCTCGATCGCCGAAGAAAATTACTAGATATTGCTGAAAGTGAATCCAGAAAAAACCTAAAACAGGCCAGGGAGTTGGAACTGAGTCTCAAAGAAAAAGAAGTCTTGCTCCAAGAAGTCCACCACCGGGTTAAAAATAATCTGAATGTAGCCATCAGTCTGCTAAACATGCAGATTCGTCAACTTGATGAATCAAATAGTGCCATAGGAACGCTTCAAGATAGTATTGGCCGTTTAAACTCCATGGCTCTGGTTCATGAGCGTCTTTATGCAGGGAATAACTTCAATGCGATTGAATTCAAACCCTATATCACAGCTATTCTTCATACTGTGATGCGTTCCATGGAAAACCCGGGAATCAAATTTAAGATTACAGTTGAGGACGATCTCAATATTGAGCTGGCCAAAGCAATTCCGGTCGGCTTGATCTTCAATGAACTCATCACCAATGTTTACAAGCATGCTTTTCCCTCAGGTGAAACCGGGCAGGCTGAGCTGAGTCTGATCAGTTCAAGTGATGATCAGGTAACGCTCATTGTTCAGGATACTGGTGCGGGAATGCCGGAATGGGATAATTCCAAGCGTCAATCGCTGGGACTGCATCTGGTGACCCTGTTGACAGAACAATTGGGGGGACACTTACAAATTGAGAACGATTCTGGCACTAAAACCACAATCAAGTTCCCCTTGTTTTGAGGCGAAGATTAAGCTGGTTTAAAGCAAATCTCTTAGGACTTTTTCCCTACAAACCTGCTATTTTCTCAACTTCCTGGAGTAAGTCATCATTCAAGTTACGGGGATGATCACAGATCGCCCTGGCACAGGAATGAGAGGCAATTATGGGTGCCTTGGTCACGGTCAACACATCTTCCACAGAAGCATCATTCATGTGAGAGATATCAACCATCGGGGAATCACTTTTGCCTTCGATCAGGTCTGATGCGACGTTCTTTTTGAGCACGGCGCTCCACTTCGGCTGGAACAGTCTCCTGGCGACGCTCAACGGTTCGGCGATTTTTTGGGTTCCGTTTAGTTTGACTTTTATTCATTAGAAACACCCCTTCTTAACACATGTTAACTGTTTTGCAAGTTACACAATATTGAACTGAATAAAAGCTGAAGCAGGTCTCTTATCCTGATTTTAGCATGGTAACATTGACGAAACCGCTAGAAGTACCTGAGAATTCATGAAATGTGCCCTAAAACCATTAAATACAACCACATATAGTGAATACTCCTAAATCCATATATATCAACACTCCGCGTCATTTCGATGAACTCAATACAACGCTCTGCGCGCTCTGCCTGTGCGGCGAAGCTTGTAGAGCGTAGACGTGCGAGAGGTACTTTTTGCGAGGCCGTCAACATTGGTAGTGGAAAGACATTTCGATGAACTCAATGTCCGGAAATTGCTTGGGACACCCAAAACCTGTTTTCAGCGAGTGGAACGAGCCAAACAGGTTTCAGATACGTTATTCCAGAGTACACTCGAAACCAGTTCAGCCTCTGCTCCGCAGTGTCAGAAACTGGTTTATTTCAACAGGATCATCTTTCGGTTGGCAGAATAATTATCAGCAGTTATCCGATAGAAATAGACCCCGGAATTCAAATGAGAAGCCTGAAACTGAACCGTGTGGTTTCCCGCATCCAATTGCTGATCGACCAGCGACATCACTTCTTGTCCCAAAGCGTTAAAGATCACCAGATCAACCTGTCCAGACTGTGGCAAAGCAAAATTGATCCGGGTGGAAGGATTGAATGGGTTGGGATAATTCTGACTAAGTTGGTACCTGGTGGGTGCCAGGTCAGCAGACCCATCGATCCCTAAAATGATCTCAGGAGAATACATACCGCCATAATAGCCCATGTCAGCATGTTGGGTCCCCAGACCTTCGTCACAGGCTACTACTGCATCCAGTGAATCAGGATGACCGGCATCGATAGCAATCGAACTAACAGCAACCCCACAAGCTGTGGAAGGAAGACGGTAAACATTACCATAGGTTTCCTGAAATAGTGGATCAGCATCCAGACAACCAAGGCCATAGTAGGATTCTGTGTCAGCTGAATCAATGATCGAATAGGTTACTATAGGAGTACCGTCATTTATGTAAATTTCAGGCTTACTATTACCCCACATAATACTATTCATCACCTCTGGCTGTGAAGTAGTACGCATGAGGCTGAACGTTCCGCCACCATTGGCTGCAAAGTTATCAGCAGCAGTCATATTGACTATTCTGGGGGATGAACCATCCACAAAGATTCCGCCAGCAAAACCAAGAGCTTCATTTTTTACGACTAAAATATTGGTCATTGTTGGGGATGAGTGGTCCAAAAAGATCGCACCACCATCGTTGGCCCCATTCTTGACAAACTGGAGCTTTCTCATATTGGGGCTAGCGTTCTTTAAATACAGAGCACCACCAGCAGTGGTTATAATCTCAAGG
This sequence is a window from Candidatus Neomarinimicrobiota bacterium. Protein-coding genes within it:
- a CDS encoding sensor histidine kinase, whose amino-acid sequence is MKATLEQYFLGKYFPRESEEFFQARVLLSIHMTLIVMMIFVLFVTPAKGVTMTILQSIFVLSFASIFFIRFGFLPAVTLASYSGMAFLATMAVYTKPYYQNFEVYTLTAFHMFITIVASLLTRQRFYTYFTTASGVVYIIILLFYRGLRMADAHHPLEIDDYVIGTVILIITGFILRNSLDRRRKLLDIAESESRKNLKQARELELSLKEKEVLLQEVHHRVKNNLNVAISLLNMQIRQLDESNSAIGTLQDSIGRLNSMALVHERLYAGNNFNAIEFKPYITAILHTVMRSMENPGIKFKITVEDDLNIELAKAIPVGLIFNELITNVYKHAFPSGETGQAELSLISSSDDQVTLIVQDTGAGMPEWDNSKRQSLGLHLVTLLTEQLGGHLQIENDSGTKTTIKFPLF
- a CDS encoding membrane dipeptidase, coding for MLKKNVASDLIEGKSDSPMVDISHMNDASVEDVLTVTKAPIIASHSCARAICDHPRNLNDDLLQEVEKIAGL